The following are from one region of the Acidobacteriota bacterium genome:
- the aroF gene encoding 3-deoxy-7-phosphoheptulonate synthase: MIVNMSDSASPEQIEHIIQRIREAGFTPHVTRGTERTIVAAVGSGGRRHEIEALSVAPGVDNVVAIAQPFKLVSRQTRPTSSIVDVGGIKIGGEEVVVIAGPCSVESREQLLETAHGVKKAGANMLRGGAYKPRTSPYEFQGLGIEALKILREAREQTGLPVVTEVMGTEDVDLICEYADMLQVGARNMQNYALLRRLALANKPVLLKRGPSASVKEWLLAAEYLLSGGNQQVVLCERGIKTFETGTRNTIDLGSLALAKELTHLPVVADPSHGTGKQSLIGPVSRASLAVGADGIIVEVHPCPERALSDGPQSLDLAQFEKVMRGLHAPLRPLAVRKSEAVA; the protein is encoded by the coding sequence ATGATCGTCAACATGTCCGACAGCGCCAGTCCTGAGCAGATCGAACACATCATCCAGCGAATCCGGGAAGCGGGATTCACACCTCACGTTACCCGCGGAACGGAACGCACGATCGTGGCTGCCGTCGGTAGCGGAGGGCGCCGGCACGAGATTGAAGCGCTGTCGGTCGCCCCGGGTGTCGATAACGTCGTCGCCATCGCTCAGCCATTCAAGTTGGTAAGCCGGCAAACTCGACCGACCTCATCCATCGTGGATGTGGGCGGGATCAAGATCGGCGGCGAGGAAGTGGTGGTAATCGCTGGACCGTGCTCGGTCGAATCCCGGGAACAACTGCTGGAAACTGCTCATGGCGTGAAGAAGGCCGGCGCCAACATGCTGCGCGGCGGAGCCTACAAACCGCGCACTTCGCCCTATGAGTTTCAAGGGTTGGGGATCGAGGCGCTCAAAATTCTCCGCGAAGCGCGCGAGCAAACTGGACTGCCGGTCGTCACCGAAGTGATGGGTACCGAGGACGTGGACCTGATCTGCGAATATGCCGACATGCTGCAGGTCGGCGCACGCAACATGCAGAATTACGCTTTGCTGCGCCGGTTGGCCCTCGCCAACAAACCTGTACTGCTGAAGAGAGGTCCTTCGGCCAGCGTGAAGGAATGGCTGCTGGCGGCGGAGTACCTGCTTTCCGGCGGAAATCAGCAGGTGGTGCTTTGCGAGCGCGGGATCAAGACCTTCGAGACGGGAACCCGCAACACGATTGATCTTGGATCTCTCGCACTGGCGAAAGAACTGACCCACCTGCCGGTGGTCGCCGATCCTTCGCATGGAACGGGCAAACAGAGCCTGATCGGCCCCGTTTCACGAGCATCGCTCGCGGTGGGCGCCGACGGCATCATCGTCGAAGTGCATCCCTGTCCGGAACGCGCACTTTCCGATGGACCGCAGTCGCTGGACCTGGCGCAATTCGAGAAGGTGATGCGTGGATTGCACGCCCCGCTGCGTCCCCTTGCAGTCAGAAAATCCGAAGCGGTCGCGTAG
- a CDS encoding Flp family type IVb pilin, protein MLQICRNLWSDEQGQDIAEYAVMLAVILVLVIGTVRLIGGNANNAFSSVASSLSQ, encoded by the coding sequence ATGCTTCAGATTTGCCGCAACTTGTGGTCGGACGAGCAGGGGCAGGACATTGCCGAATACGCAGTCATGCTGGCGGTGATCCTGGTATTGGTGATCGGTACAGTACGTCTGATCGGCGGCAATGCAAACAACGCGTTTTCCAGCGTTGCCAGCTCTTTGAGCCAGTAG
- a CDS encoding ABC transporter ATP-binding protein — MPVALEFEAITKEYRSWPRGKRVQALQEFSLSVQQGEIFGFLGPNGAGKSTAIHLAMGFMQPSSGKGQMLGKPFGDAGTRRRVGFLAENVALYHRQAEAAIRFYGGLNGMHGVSLASAARAALVSVDLQSESRRNLAQFSRGMVQRVGLAQALVSDPELLILDEPTSALDPAARVAVRELLLRSRSQGKTIFLSSHLLSEVELVCDRVAILSRGQVVRTGSLSSMLEASDQVEIVAQGEALRQFDHAIVEGTRVRFTVPKSAQRNSIERVWAAGGEVVSVNPARRSLEELFLELTGPEPNGTARKQAGELN; from the coding sequence ATGCCTGTCGCTTTGGAATTCGAAGCAATTACCAAGGAATACCGCTCGTGGCCGCGAGGAAAACGGGTTCAGGCGCTGCAAGAGTTTTCTCTTTCTGTGCAACAGGGAGAGATTTTTGGTTTTCTCGGACCGAATGGCGCGGGAAAAAGCACCGCCATCCACCTCGCCATGGGATTCATGCAGCCTTCCTCTGGTAAGGGCCAAATGCTGGGGAAGCCCTTTGGAGACGCTGGGACCCGCCGCCGCGTCGGATTTCTAGCTGAAAATGTCGCGCTTTACCATCGCCAGGCCGAGGCGGCGATCCGATTCTACGGTGGCCTGAACGGAATGCATGGCGTGTCACTTGCCAGTGCCGCGCGCGCCGCCCTGGTATCCGTTGACCTACAGTCGGAATCCCGACGCAATCTGGCGCAGTTTTCGCGTGGAATGGTGCAGCGGGTGGGTCTGGCCCAGGCACTCGTAAGTGACCCAGAGTTACTTATTCTCGATGAACCGACCTCGGCGCTCGATCCGGCGGCACGCGTCGCGGTTCGCGAATTATTGCTTCGATCACGAAGTCAGGGGAAAACGATCTTCCTCAGCTCGCATCTGCTTTCGGAAGTGGAACTCGTCTGTGACCGCGTGGCGATACTGAGCCGCGGCCAAGTAGTTCGAACGGGTTCGCTCAGTTCGATGCTCGAAGCCAGCGACCAGGTTGAGATCGTTGCGCAAGGCGAAGCCCTGCGCCAGTTCGACCACGCCATCGTCGAAGGTACCCGGGTCCGGTTCACGGTTCCTAAGAGCGCACAGCGAAATTCTATTGAAAGAGTCTGGGCTGCGGGCGGGGAAGTGGTCAGCGTGAATCCCGCGCGGCGTTCCCTGGAGGAACTTTTTCTCGAACTGACCGGCCCGGAACCAAATGGCACTGCCCGAAAGCAAGCGGGAGAACTGAACTGA
- a CDS encoding NADH-quinone oxidoreductase subunit N, giving the protein MTTLAHFLPTLLAQAQTVPLPTGAEYMRILPEIILSIFGMIIMVVDPLLDDHSSHKSLGAIGLIGTLAALASTYFMAMYPGTGFWNMVRVDGFSIFFHVLVIAIAAVVILSSYEYMAVQRIRAGEYYGLILLGTVGMCLMSSAIELVLIFIALEISSIATYVLAGFRRREAASSESSLKYFLLGSFATAFFLYGVAMMFGATGSTNIDAIGRALAAGNIPTLAYVAVALMFVGLGFKVASAPFHVWTPDVYEGAPAPIVGLMSTGPKAAAFAVLLRVMFEIDAPSRFWLVWISAALSMTIGNISALVQDNIKRLLAYSSIAHAGYMLVAFAAAPELGTTAVMFYTAAYAAMNVGAFAVVSHFANVGEKYLTLEDYAGLGRRSPILAATLTFFLMSLIGIPITGGFFGKFYIFSAALKANLVWLTVIGLVNSAIGAYYYLRVIVMMYMREPRGEVPVTPVPMATGLAITACVLATLYLGVFPGRVLDYATQSAHDFLPGIVASTTTNATGH; this is encoded by the coding sequence ATGACGACGCTCGCTCACTTCTTGCCGACCTTACTGGCGCAGGCCCAAACCGTGCCGCTACCCACTGGCGCGGAGTATATGCGCATCCTGCCGGAAATCATTCTGTCGATCTTCGGCATGATTATCATGGTGGTCGACCCGCTGCTGGACGACCATAGCAGCCACAAATCTCTCGGCGCGATTGGGCTGATCGGAACGCTCGCTGCTCTTGCCTCGACCTACTTCATGGCCATGTATCCGGGCACTGGCTTCTGGAACATGGTCCGGGTAGACGGCTTCAGCATCTTCTTTCATGTTCTAGTGATCGCGATCGCGGCCGTCGTCATTTTGAGTTCGTACGAGTACATGGCAGTGCAGCGTATCCGTGCCGGCGAATACTACGGACTGATTCTGCTCGGCACCGTCGGCATGTGCCTGATGTCGTCGGCGATCGAACTCGTCCTGATTTTCATCGCACTGGAAATTTCTTCGATTGCCACCTATGTTCTGGCCGGCTTCCGGCGCCGGGAAGCGGCGAGCAGCGAGTCTTCGCTGAAATACTTCCTGCTGGGATCGTTTGCGACCGCATTTTTCCTTTATGGCGTGGCCATGATGTTCGGTGCCACGGGTTCGACCAACATTGACGCCATCGGGCGCGCGCTCGCAGCAGGCAACATACCGACGCTGGCCTATGTCGCGGTAGCGCTAATGTTCGTAGGCCTCGGGTTCAAAGTGGCATCGGCGCCCTTCCATGTCTGGACACCCGACGTCTACGAAGGTGCGCCAGCGCCGATCGTCGGACTGATGTCCACCGGTCCGAAAGCCGCTGCATTTGCCGTGCTGCTCCGCGTGATGTTCGAAATTGACGCCCCCTCACGGTTCTGGCTGGTCTGGATTTCTGCTGCGCTCTCCATGACCATCGGAAACATCAGCGCGCTGGTACAGGACAACATCAAGCGCCTGCTAGCCTACTCATCCATTGCGCACGCGGGCTACATGCTCGTGGCGTTCGCCGCTGCCCCTGAACTCGGCACGACGGCGGTCATGTTCTACACCGCCGCTTATGCCGCGATGAATGTGGGCGCGTTTGCGGTGGTAAGCCATTTTGCCAATGTGGGCGAGAAGTACCTGACACTCGAAGACTATGCCGGGCTCGGCCGGCGTTCGCCGATCCTCGCAGCCACACTGACTTTCTTCCTAATGTCGCTGATTGGGATTCCAATCACGGGCGGCTTCTTCGGAAAGTTCTACATCTTCAGCGCCGCCCTGAAAGCGAATCTGGTCTGGCTGACGGTCATTGGATTGGTGAACAGTGCGATTGGAGCCTACTACTACCTGCGCGTCATCGTGATGATGTACATGCGCGAACCGCGCGGCGAAGTGCCCGTCACTCCCGTTCCCATGGCGACTGGATTGGCGATCACTGCGTGCGTGTTAGCGACTCTCTATCTGGGAGTGTTCCCGGGACGCGTGCTGGACTACGCTACTCAGTCAGCACATGACTTTCTGCCCGGCATTGTTGCGTCCACTACTACGAACGCGACCGGGCATTAA
- a CDS encoding NADH-quinone oxidoreductase subunit M — translation MNTSALNQYILTLVTFLPLAGSLLLLIIPRRDRDIKGFALGISLIAFVASLHLPVYLHSDPHPFKFEINKIWITTPNIHYHMGIDGISVWLVVLTTFLTPLCVLISWTSIHERVKEFFILLLILESALIGVFTSLDLFLFYFFWEATLIPMALLIGMYGHGRRVYAAVKYFLFTMIASVFMLAAIIWLYSKTGSFDFVDIQHAIQAGNVENFAAAAQWLFLGFFVAFAVKVPLFPLHTWLPDAHVEAPTAGSVLLAGVLLKMGTYGLLRFNLGLFPEQARRNAPWIITLAIIGIIYGALVSLVQPNMKKLIAYSSVSHLGFVVLGTFSFTQAGVDGAVFVMLAHGIATGGLFMLAGILYERRHTYEISEFGGLATVMPKYAAYFLFIVLASVGLPLLNGFIGEFLVLSGAFQASPIYGILAATGVIWSAGYLLWMYQRVFFGVIKHDENLALPDLNMREKAALLPAAAIALVMGVAPILWLSSIDPAVHSALANIPQYAAKLVGQ, via the coding sequence ATGAATACATCTGCTCTCAACCAATACATTCTCACGCTGGTAACATTCCTTCCGCTGGCAGGAAGCTTGTTGCTGCTGATCATTCCGCGGCGCGACCGGGACATTAAGGGCTTTGCGCTGGGCATTTCCCTGATTGCCTTTGTAGCGTCGCTGCATCTGCCGGTTTACCTGCACAGTGACCCCCACCCCTTCAAGTTCGAGATCAACAAGATCTGGATCACCACTCCTAACATTCACTACCACATGGGCATCGACGGCATTTCCGTGTGGCTGGTGGTGTTGACGACATTCCTTACGCCCCTGTGCGTGCTGATTTCGTGGACGTCGATTCACGAACGAGTGAAGGAATTCTTCATTCTGCTGCTGATTCTTGAGTCGGCGCTGATCGGCGTGTTCACGTCGCTCGACCTGTTCCTGTTCTACTTCTTCTGGGAAGCGACGCTGATCCCGATGGCGCTGCTGATCGGCATGTACGGCCACGGACGTCGCGTATATGCGGCCGTGAAGTATTTCCTTTTCACGATGATCGCGTCGGTGTTTATGCTGGCGGCGATTATCTGGCTCTACAGCAAGACCGGCAGCTTCGACTTCGTCGACATCCAGCATGCAATCCAGGCCGGCAATGTGGAGAACTTTGCCGCCGCAGCACAATGGCTCTTCCTCGGATTCTTTGTCGCGTTCGCCGTCAAAGTACCTCTCTTCCCTCTTCACACATGGTTGCCCGACGCTCACGTCGAAGCGCCAACCGCCGGATCGGTCCTGCTGGCAGGCGTGCTGCTGAAGATGGGTACGTACGGCTTGCTGCGCTTCAATCTCGGACTATTCCCCGAGCAAGCCCGGCGCAATGCACCCTGGATCATTACGCTTGCAATCATCGGCATTATTTACGGCGCGCTGGTGTCATTGGTGCAGCCGAATATGAAGAAGCTGATCGCCTATTCCTCGGTCAGCCACTTGGGATTTGTCGTACTGGGCACCTTCAGCTTCACGCAGGCTGGAGTCGATGGCGCGGTGTTCGTCATGCTGGCACACGGAATTGCGACCGGCGGACTCTTCATGCTGGCAGGTATTTTGTATGAGCGCCGGCATACCTATGAGATCTCCGAATTCGGCGGCTTGGCGACGGTGATGCCGAAATATGCAGCCTACTTCTTGTTCATCGTTCTCGCTTCCGTCGGGCTCCCGCTTCTCAATGGCTTCATTGGCGAATTCCTGGTGCTGAGCGGCGCGTTTCAGGCCAGCCCCATCTACGGAATACTGGCGGCCACGGGCGTGATCTGGAGCGCCGGTTACCTGCTCTGGATGTATCAACGCGTCTTCTTCGGAGTCATAAAGCACGACGAGAATCTGGCATTACCCGACCTGAACATGCGCGAGAAGGCGGCGCTCTTGCCAGCCGCAGCAATTGCCCTCGTCATGGGCGTCGCTCCGATCTTGTGGCTGAGTTCAATTGATCCCGCCGTACATTCGGCCCTGGCCAACATTCCGCAGTATGCCGCCAAACTGGTGGGGCAATGA
- the nuoL gene encoding NADH-quinone oxidoreductase subunit L, translated as MTPNPYLWLIPVLPLAGAAINGIFGRRSSKTAVTTIALVFCGAAFLLALKIAFGFSAAEAPYVFDRGIHWMRAGDFQVDFAFYLDQLSLVMLLVVTGVGFLIHIYSVGYMWDDASYYRFMSYLNLFMFFMLTLVLAKNYLVMFIGWEGVGLASYLLIGFWFTKDSAAAAGKKAFIVNRIGDFGFLIALFLIIQNYHSLDFTKVFEQVAGKPVEMAGVGLLTSIGLLLMVGAAGKSAQIPLYVWLPDAMEGPTPVSALIHAATMVTAGVYMVARSHMIFEHAPGALTVVAVIGTLTALFAATIGIAQTDIKKVLAYSTVSQLGYMFMACGVAAFSAGIFHLMTHAFFKGLLFLAAGSVIHGVGGEQDMRKMGGLKKYMPVTFWTMAIATVAIAGIPPFAGFWSKDEILWKAYSSPHGSWIFWLIGITTAFITSFYMFRLLYMTFFGEYRGAASHDAHGHSSHDDHGHGHGDPHESPWVMLGPLVVLALLSVIGGLVGYQHRFEHFLDPVFHAGVTEVATEAVEGNPNTEHLLMGASIAVAFLGWGLAYFLYYKRRDLPEKIAASLGGLYNAVVHKYYVDEIYAAVFVKPLVDGSSAVLWKGVDQGMIDATVNGAADSARHTSDNIRHMQSGNLRSYAGWVAAGGAAVIAYMVWMGVR; from the coding sequence ATGACGCCGAACCCTTATCTCTGGCTCATTCCGGTCCTGCCACTGGCTGGAGCGGCGATCAACGGCATCTTCGGACGCCGGTCGTCGAAGACCGCAGTCACGACGATTGCGCTCGTCTTCTGTGGCGCTGCATTCCTGCTTGCACTCAAGATTGCGTTCGGGTTTTCAGCAGCAGAAGCTCCGTATGTCTTCGATCGGGGCATCCATTGGATGCGAGCCGGCGATTTTCAAGTCGACTTCGCTTTCTATCTGGACCAACTATCGCTTGTAATGCTGCTGGTCGTCACCGGGGTCGGATTCCTCATCCACATCTACTCGGTCGGCTACATGTGGGACGACGCTTCCTACTACCGCTTCATGTCCTATCTGAACCTGTTCATGTTCTTCATGCTGACGCTGGTGCTGGCGAAGAACTATCTGGTCATGTTCATCGGATGGGAAGGCGTGGGCCTGGCCTCGTACTTGCTGATCGGATTCTGGTTCACGAAAGATTCGGCGGCAGCAGCGGGCAAGAAGGCATTCATCGTCAATCGAATCGGCGACTTCGGATTCTTGATCGCCCTGTTCCTGATCATCCAGAATTATCACTCTCTGGACTTCACGAAAGTGTTTGAGCAGGTTGCAGGGAAACCAGTAGAGATGGCCGGAGTCGGATTATTGACTTCGATCGGATTGCTGCTGATGGTCGGAGCAGCTGGAAAATCCGCGCAGATTCCTCTTTATGTATGGTTGCCGGACGCGATGGAGGGGCCAACTCCAGTCTCCGCCTTGATCCACGCTGCGACGATGGTTACGGCGGGAGTCTACATGGTGGCGCGCTCGCACATGATTTTTGAACACGCGCCGGGAGCCCTGACAGTCGTTGCTGTGATCGGCACGCTGACGGCGTTGTTCGCGGCGACCATCGGCATCGCGCAGACCGACATCAAGAAGGTTCTGGCCTACTCGACTGTCTCGCAACTCGGTTACATGTTCATGGCCTGCGGTGTGGCAGCATTCTCGGCAGGCATCTTCCATTTGATGACGCATGCGTTCTTCAAAGGTCTGCTGTTCCTGGCCGCAGGTTCGGTGATTCACGGCGTGGGCGGCGAGCAGGACATGCGCAAGATGGGCGGCCTGAAGAAATACATGCCGGTCACGTTCTGGACGATGGCGATCGCCACGGTGGCGATTGCCGGTATTCCTCCTTTCGCTGGCTTCTGGTCAAAGGACGAGATTCTTTGGAAAGCCTATTCAAGCCCGCATGGAAGCTGGATTTTCTGGCTGATCGGCATCACCACCGCCTTCATCACCTCCTTCTACATGTTCCGCCTCCTCTACATGACGTTCTTCGGTGAGTACCGCGGAGCCGCCAGCCATGATGCGCACGGACACAGCAGCCATGACGATCATGGTCATGGACACGGCGATCCACACGAAAGCCCATGGGTGATGTTGGGGCCGCTCGTGGTTCTCGCGTTGTTATCCGTAATTGGCGGATTGGTTGGCTACCAGCATCGCTTTGAGCACTTCCTCGATCCGGTATTTCACGCCGGAGTGACCGAAGTGGCAACCGAGGCGGTGGAGGGCAACCCCAATACCGAACACCTGTTGATGGGCGCATCGATCGCCGTCGCCTTCCTCGGCTGGGGACTGGCATATTTTCTCTATTACAAACGCCGCGATTTGCCTGAGAAAATTGCTGCCAGTTTGGGCGGCTTGTACAACGCGGTGGTCCACAAGTATTACGTCGACGAAATTTATGCGGCAGTCTTTGTGAAACCGTTAGTGGATGGTTCCAGCGCTGTGTTGTGGAAGGGAGTGGATCAAGGCATGATCGATGCCACGGTGAATGGCGCCGCTGATTCGGCGCGCCACACTTCCGACAACATACGGCACATGCAGTCCGGCAACTTGCGGTCGTACGCAGGTTGGGTGGCCGCCGGTGGCGCTGCGGTAATTGCCTACATGGTCTGGATGGGGGTGCGATGA
- the nuoK gene encoding NADH-quinone oxidoreductase subunit NuoK: protein MIPLYYYLALSGILFVCGVLGFLIKRNIITIFMSIELMLNGVNLSFVAFAAHWHALSGQIFVFFVMVVAAAEAAVGLAIIIAVYRTRETLNVDQVNLLKL from the coding sequence ATGATTCCTCTTTATTACTATCTGGCATTGAGTGGAATCCTCTTTGTGTGCGGTGTGCTCGGCTTCCTCATCAAGCGCAACATCATCACCATCTTCATGTCGATTGAGTTGATGCTGAACGGCGTGAATCTCTCCTTCGTCGCCTTCGCCGCGCACTGGCATGCGCTGAGCGGACAGATCTTCGTGTTCTTTGTGATGGTGGTGGCGGCTGCAGAAGCCGCGGTGGGATTGGCAATCATCATTGCGGTCTACCGTACGCGCGAAACTTTGAATGTGGACCAGGTGAACCTGCTCAAACTATGA
- a CDS encoding NADH-quinone oxidoreductase subunit J, producing MVHLILFLFFGGICVAGAVNLLVQRHPINSALSLVVVMASLAGEYLLLGAEFVAAIQVIVYAGAIMVLFIFTIMLLNAGEEERAGGSRVAVLLGVPGVVIGAVLVAWVLLRHSEMGSVSLFALPGVPHDIAQLLFHDFLLPFEVTSVLVLIAIMGAVVLASKPESIARTHEEPADKETLELVGAGRERR from the coding sequence ATGGTTCATCTCATACTATTTTTGTTCTTCGGCGGGATCTGCGTAGCGGGAGCGGTCAACCTGCTGGTGCAGCGTCACCCCATTAACAGCGCGTTGTCGTTGGTGGTGGTGATGGCCTCGCTCGCCGGCGAGTACCTTCTGCTGGGCGCGGAATTTGTCGCCGCCATCCAGGTCATCGTTTATGCGGGCGCGATCATGGTGCTGTTCATCTTCACCATCATGTTGCTGAACGCCGGCGAAGAAGAACGCGCGGGCGGGAGCCGGGTTGCCGTTTTGTTGGGAGTGCCGGGAGTCGTGATCGGGGCAGTATTGGTGGCATGGGTGTTGTTGCGTCACTCCGAGATGGGTTCGGTTTCGTTGTTTGCCCTGCCCGGAGTTCCCCACGATATCGCTCAATTGCTGTTCCACGATTTCCTGCTTCCGTTTGAAGTGACGTCCGTTCTGGTCCTGATTGCAATCATGGGCGCGGTAGTTCTCGCCAGCAAGCCCGAGTCGATCGCCCGCACGCATGAAGAACCGGCGGACAAAGAAACGCTCGAACTGGTGGGCGCGGGAAGGGAGCGGCGATGA
- the nuoH gene encoding NADH-quinone oxidoreductase subunit NuoH, which translates to MNQLAIFAIISIIKSVAVVFVLLTAVAYSVWLERKVSARIQNRWGPTRVGPFGLLQPLADGIKFIFKEDLTQPYVYKALYIASPIIAVVFAITAISVIPFGNSITVGPITTQLQITDLNIGLLVVLGITSMGVYGIALAGWSSNSKYSLLGGLRASAQMISYEVSLGLSLIPVMILAGSFSLRHIVEAQAHKHWNIFFFPLGTIAFFVYLISAYAETNRTPFDLPEAESELVAGYHTEYSAMKFAMFFMAEYSNMVTVACLSTLLFFGGWSGPLFGPYIVRAVLPIVWFCLKVFFFMFLYVWVRWTLPRFRYDQLMAFGWKFLLPVAIANLVATALVVALYPNVFSVAAK; encoded by the coding sequence TTGAATCAACTCGCGATCTTCGCCATCATCTCGATCATCAAGTCGGTCGCCGTGGTTTTTGTGCTGCTCACGGCGGTTGCTTATAGCGTCTGGCTGGAGCGCAAGGTGTCCGCGCGCATTCAGAATCGCTGGGGACCCACGCGGGTCGGCCCATTCGGCCTGCTGCAACCTTTAGCGGACGGCATCAAGTTCATCTTCAAAGAAGATCTCACGCAGCCGTACGTGTACAAGGCGCTGTATATCGCGTCGCCGATCATCGCGGTCGTGTTTGCCATCACGGCGATTTCGGTAATTCCGTTTGGAAATTCGATCACCGTTGGGCCGATCACGACTCAGCTGCAGATCACCGATCTCAACATCGGCCTGCTGGTCGTCCTCGGTATCACCTCCATGGGAGTGTACGGAATTGCTCTGGCAGGATGGTCTTCGAACAGCAAGTATTCCCTGCTCGGCGGACTGCGTGCCAGCGCTCAGATGATCAGCTATGAAGTTTCGCTGGGCCTGTCACTAATTCCGGTGATGATCCTGGCAGGAAGCTTCAGCTTGCGCCATATCGTGGAAGCGCAGGCGCACAAGCACTGGAACATCTTCTTTTTCCCGCTCGGGACGATCGCATTTTTTGTTTATCTGATTTCCGCATACGCGGAAACAAACCGTACCCCGTTCGACCTTCCCGAAGCGGAATCCGAATTGGTGGCGGGATATCACACCGAGTACAGCGCGATGAAGTTTGCCATGTTCTTCATGGCGGAATATTCCAACATGGTAACGGTAGCGTGTCTGTCGACGCTGCTGTTTTTCGGCGGATGGTCGGGTCCATTGTTTGGGCCTTACATCGTGCGAGCGGTACTACCCATTGTCTGGTTCTGTCTGAAAGTTTTCTTTTTCATGTTTCTGTACGTTTGGGTGCGCTGGACGCTTCCCCGTTTCCGCTATGACCAGCTCATGGCGTTTGGCTGGAAGTTCCTGCTGCCCGTTGCGATCGCAAATCTGGTCGCAACGGCACTGGTGGTGGCGTTGTATCCGAATGTGTTTTCCGTAGCAGCGAAGTAG